In Dromiciops gliroides isolate mDroGli1 chromosome 4, mDroGli1.pri, whole genome shotgun sequence, one DNA window encodes the following:
- the LOC122755498 gene encoding glutathione S-transferase A4-like encodes MAEKPRLHYFNGRGRMESIRWLLAAAGVEFEEVILETREQYLKLLEDGFLLFQQVPLVEIDGMKLTQTRAILSYLAAKYNLYGKDLKETALINMYTDGTMDLMFSIAILPFKPAEQKEKETELTLERAKSRYFSVFEQILKNHGQDFLVGNKFSWADIQLLEAILMAEELNATVLAKFPLLQAFKTRISNIPTIKKFLQPGSQRKPPPDDHYVATVKTILQM; translated from the exons ATGGCAGAGAAACCCAGACTCCACTATTTCAATGGAAGAGGTCGGATGGAATCCATTAGATGGCTCCTGGCGGCGGCTGGAGTTGAG tttgaaGAAGTGATTTTGGAAACAAGAGAACAATATCTGAAGTTGCTGGAGG ATGGATTTCTCCTCTTTCAGCAAGTGCCTTTGGTCGAAATTGATGGAATGAAACTCACTCAAACCCGAGCCATTCTTAGCTACCTGGCTGCTAAATACAACTTGTATGGGAAGGACCTGAAAGAAACAGCATT GATTAACATGTATACGGATGGCACAATGGACCTGATGTTTTCGATTGCCATACTTCCTTTCAAGCCGGCTGAGCAAAAAGAGAAGGAGACTGAGCTTACCCTGGAGAGAGCCAAAAGCCGATATTTCTCTGTCTTTGAACAA ATTTTGAAAAACCATGGACAGGATTTTCTAGTTGGCAACAAATTCAGTTGGGCAGACATACAACTGCTGGAAGCGATTTTAATGGCAGAAGAATTAAATGCTACTGTGCTCGCCAAATTCCCCCTGCTACAG GCATTTAAAACAAGAATCAGCAACATTCCTACAATTAAGAAATTCCTTCAGCCTGGTAGTCAGAGGAAACCCCCACCAGATGACCACTATGTGGCTACTGTGAAGACAATTCTCCAGATGTAA